GATTTTTTGACAAATTTGAGGGCATTAATCAGGGCAGCCAGGGAAACGATCGCTGTACCGTGTTGATCATCGTGGAAAACGGGAATATTTAATTCTGCTCGCAGACGTTTCTCGATTTCAAAACAGCGGGGAGCGCCGATATCCTCTAGGTTAATACCCCCAAAAACCGGAGCGATTCTTTTAACGGTTGCGATGATTTCTTCGGGGTCCTGGGTGGCTAAACAGATGGGAAAAGCATCAATTCCGGCGAATTCCTTGAATAACATCGCTTTCCCTTCCATTACCGGCAAAGCAGCCTCTGGTCCGAGATTTCCTAATCCTAATACCGCGCTACCATCGGTCACTACAGCGACGGTGTTGCCCTTGATCGTCAATGAGTACACAAGTTCGGGTTGGTGAGCGATAGCGGTGCAGATGCGACCAACTCCGGGGGTGTAGGCCATGGCCAGGTCATCTTGGGAGGTGAGGGGAATACGACTTTCAATGGAGATTTTACCCCGACGATGGAGATCAAAGGTGCGATCGGAAACTTTGAGCAGTTTAACATCCGGTAGCGCTTTAACCGCGGCGATAATCTGTTCCGCTTGGTCGGTACTAGCGGCATCAACCATCACTTCTCTGGTGCTAATCTTTAAATTGCGTTCGATTAGAGAAATTTGCCCTAAATTCCCCCCCACATCGGCGATCGCATTGAGGACAGAAGCGAAGGTTCCCGCTTGATTGGGGATTTCTATCTTGAGACTTAGACTATAGCTAGGATTGGGCGTTAAATGAACCATGCTGAAGGCTTCCAATACTGATAAATATTGATTATCTTCTATCTGTGAGAGACTTTGGTATCTAATCGTGCAGTTTCTTTGGCTATTAGGGTCTCTCTGGGCCTAATACCAGGGGAGCGGGGTGTGGGGTGTGGGGTGTGGGGAGAGGGGAGATGGCAAATTAGGTTAGACTTCATCTTAATGAGAAAGACTGTAAATATGACTAGAGAATTATATCCGGCGATCAATCCCTATTGTACTGGTTACTTAAAAGTATCGGCTCTCCACACAATTTATTATGAAGAAGTGGGCAATCCCCAGGGTAAACCGGTAGTATTTCTCCATGGCGGGCCTGGAGGTGGTATTGAGGGGATTTATCGTCAGTATTTCGATCCACAGAAATGGAGAATTGTCCTTTTTGATCAACGGGGTTGCGGTAAAAGTACCCCCCACGCTGAGTTAAGAGAAAATAACACTTGGCTGTTAGTGGCAGATATCGAAAAACTACGAGAATTATTAAAAATCGAGCGCTGGGTAGTTTTTGGCGGTAGTTGGGGAAGTACCCTATCTTTAGCCTACAGTCAAACCCATCCCGAACGCTGTTTAGGCTTAATTTTGCGCGGGATTTTTCTACTGCGAGAAAAAGAATTAAAATGGTTTTATCAAGAGGGAACCAGTTATATTTTTCCCGATATTTGGCAGAATTATTTAGCACCTATTCCCCCAGAAGAAAGGGGGGATTTGCTGGCCGCTTATTATCGGCGCCTGACTAGCGATAACCCCCAAATCCGTCTAGAAGCTGCCAAAGCTTGGTCAATTTGGGAGGGAAGTACCAGCAAATTAATTCCCGCAGACAATTTAATCGAGAGATTCGGTCAGGATAATTTTGCCGAAGCTTTTGCACGCATTGAATGCCATTATTTTGTCAATAAGGGTTTTTTAGAAACGGATAACCAACTGATCGAAAATGTTGATAAAATTCGTCAT
This portion of the Microcystis aeruginosa NIES-2549 genome encodes:
- a CDS encoding NAD-dependent malic enzyme, whose product is MVHLTPNPSYSLSLKIEIPNQAGTFASVLNAIADVGGNLGQISLIERNLKISTREVMVDAASTDQAEQIIAAVKALPDVKLLKVSDRTFDLHRRGKISIESRIPLTSQDDLAMAYTPGVGRICTAIAHQPELVYSLTIKGNTVAVVTDGSAVLGLGNLGPEAALPVMEGKAMLFKEFAGIDAFPICLATQDPEEIIATVKRIAPVFGGINLEDIGAPRCFEIEKRLRAELNIPVFHDDQHGTAIVSLAALINALKFVKKSLDTVKIVINGAGAAGIAIATLFKTAGATDIILCDSHGILSQQRDDLTPEKQAWAVAASGKLGDALKGADVFLGVSAPGVLTPEMVKGMAKNAIVFAMANPIPEIQPELINDLVAVVATGRSDYPNQINNVLAFPGLFRGALDCRARAITDNMYLEAAKAIASLITPANLDRENIIPSVFDGRVVTAVAAAVQQAARQDGVAGE
- the pip gene encoding prolyl aminopeptidase — protein: MTRELYPAINPYCTGYLKVSALHTIYYEEVGNPQGKPVVFLHGGPGGGIEGIYRQYFDPQKWRIVLFDQRGCGKSTPHAELRENNTWLLVADIEKLRELLKIERWVVFGGSWGSTLSLAYSQTHPERCLGLILRGIFLLREKELKWFYQEGTSYIFPDIWQNYLAPIPPEERGDLLAAYYRRLTSDNPQIRLEAAKAWSIWEGSTSKLIPADNLIERFGQDNFAEAFARIECHYFVNKGFLETDNQLIENVDKIRHIPAVIVQGRYDIVCPMISAWELHQAWTEAEFIIVPDAGHSMTEVGIRSALIEATDKFVNL